The following are encoded together in the Myxococcales bacterium genome:
- a CDS encoding sigma 54-interacting transcriptional regulator yields the protein MAEFGTPASPNRGGPVAGLVLLYAERYAELPPVWLLDKERMVIGRDDDADIRMGVTAVSRVHAELTWENDAWVLHDKGSRNGTLVDGRRITSVELEPLNEVRVGDAIMKFVDKHAEAFSEYRIDGAMVPGASRRAEQDSALLGGYQIDRISADLCRIAPTPLSVMLLGESGTGKEVVARELHRLSGRRGAFSAVNCAAIPATLIESELFGYKRGAFSGADRDKPGLIKSAHEGTLLLDEIGDMPLEAQAKLLRVLQAKEVFPLGATAPERVDVRVVCATHRDLWRLQQGGAFRQDLFARLNEYQLRLPALRERKEDVFMLVQAFLKRHGRPELVPTFGFMTAALQYDWPYNVRELEACVKRCIALSESDVLGDQLLPAPVIEAMEDYGDVLRAAALPGGSSTPATSQPAASRASMPTDVELRAMLEQHGGNVAAVGRQLGKARMQVHRWMKRYGIHVDDFRRS from the coding sequence ATGGCCGAGTTCGGCACGCCGGCGTCGCCGAATCGCGGCGGACCGGTAGCGGGGCTCGTGCTGCTGTACGCCGAGCGTTACGCGGAGCTGCCACCGGTGTGGCTGCTGGACAAAGAGCGCATGGTGATCGGCCGGGACGACGACGCCGACATCCGCATGGGCGTCACCGCCGTGTCGCGAGTGCACGCAGAATTGACCTGGGAGAACGATGCCTGGGTGCTGCACGACAAAGGCAGCAGGAACGGGACGCTGGTCGACGGACGCAGGATCACCTCCGTCGAGCTCGAGCCGTTGAACGAGGTCCGAGTCGGCGACGCGATCATGAAGTTCGTCGACAAACACGCCGAGGCGTTCTCGGAGTATCGCATCGACGGCGCGATGGTCCCCGGTGCATCGCGGCGCGCAGAGCAAGACAGCGCGCTGCTCGGCGGCTACCAGATCGATCGCATCTCGGCGGACCTCTGCCGCATCGCACCCACACCCCTCAGCGTGATGCTCCTGGGCGAGAGCGGCACGGGCAAAGAGGTCGTGGCCCGCGAGCTGCACCGGCTGAGCGGAAGGCGCGGGGCGTTCTCGGCGGTCAACTGCGCGGCCATTCCCGCCACGCTGATCGAGAGCGAGCTCTTTGGCTACAAGCGCGGCGCGTTTTCGGGCGCGGACCGCGACAAGCCGGGCCTGATCAAGAGCGCACACGAGGGCACCCTGTTGCTCGACGAGATCGGCGACATGCCGCTCGAAGCCCAGGCCAAGCTGCTGCGGGTCCTGCAAGCAAAGGAAGTATTTCCCCTGGGCGCGACGGCGCCGGAGCGAGTCGACGTGCGCGTCGTGTGCGCGACGCACCGTGATCTCTGGCGCCTGCAACAGGGGGGAGCATTTCGACAGGACCTGTTCGCCCGCCTGAACGAGTACCAGCTGCGCCTACCCGCGCTGCGCGAGCGCAAGGAAGACGTGTTCATGCTGGTGCAGGCCTTCCTGAAGCGGCACGGTCGCCCGGAGCTCGTGCCCACGTTCGGGTTCATGACCGCGGCGTTGCAGTACGACTGGCCGTACAACGTGCGCGAGCTCGAAGCGTGCGTGAAGCGTTGCATCGCCCTCTCGGAGTCCGACGTGCTCGGCGACCAGCTGCTGCCCGCGCCGGTGATCGAGGCCATGGAGGACTACGGCGACGTGCTGCGCGCCGCCGCCCTGCCCGGCGGCTCGAGCACGCCGGCCACAAGCCAACCCGCAGCGTCGCGCGCGTCCATGCCGACTGACGTCGAGCTCAGAGCGATGCTCGAGCAGCACGGCGGCAACGTGGCCGCCGTCGGCCGCCAGCTCGGCAAAGCACGCATGCAGGTCCACCGCTGGATGAAACGCTACGGCATCCACGTGGATGATTTCCGGCGCAGCTGA
- the bamA gene encoding outer membrane protein assembly factor BamA has protein sequence MPPGEAEKARGLTVVAIEVDGNRRVTKEDILTYLRERVGQTFAPEALSQDVRELWNSGFFDDIEVDLEKSDAGVSLRFSVRERPNISEVVFEGNSEIDTDDLTEGVEVKSNTILSQPAVRRSIQKIRDMYAERGFFLAEVKSEIVPLKNDEVSIKLTIKEHGQVSVRRITFIGNHSIPDEELRELMFTGNSGFFAFGSGGPYRQDAFERDIAVISALYYDRGYLQVSISTPRVMLTPDRNGIEVSITIDEGPRYRIRQMRVYEKGKDGTEVDPIGGRRRLRNMVRAKPGDFFNRAELLEDLQSVRTLYRDHGYANVEANPQTRLDQERHEVDIVVPVERGPLVYFERIEFRGNAKTRDKVLRRELEVEEGELFHETRLEKSKRRITALGFFERVDISTEEGSAPEKMQVNIEVTERPTGTFQVGAGFSSIENFIATAQVQQANLFGNGQSLSLQAQVSGLRQLVDLRFYEPYFLDSDFSASIDLFDQLRIYNDFSESTRGGSLTFGYPIVDPELSASVAYTAELNDVSTQTTSTILGQTGGTSVFRQLPLANLFNDGFTSSIRPALTYDSRDNRLFPTAGVYLRGSTELAAAGFGSDNEFLRHRGVARFYYPLGSGIVAKLNMEGGHVTSPTQDGVPIFARFFLGGILDVRGFRFRSLGPRVPLTQFTDPNSAPIPYGANIGGNLSYFQNLELEFPIIDKVGIRGVFFTDAGNAWNLEQNYCDTAGKGALANQGTTFKETSPCFDGLSSLAALRTSYGFGIRWFSPLGPLRFEWGFPFKPLPYEESSVFEFTIGNFF, from the coding sequence CTGCCCCCCGGCGAGGCAGAGAAGGCTCGCGGGCTGACCGTGGTCGCCATCGAGGTCGACGGCAATCGTCGCGTCACCAAGGAAGACATCCTCACCTACCTGCGTGAGCGAGTCGGCCAGACCTTCGCGCCCGAGGCGCTGAGCCAGGATGTACGAGAGCTCTGGAACTCGGGCTTCTTCGATGACATCGAGGTCGATCTCGAGAAGAGCGACGCCGGGGTCAGCCTGCGCTTTTCGGTGCGCGAGCGGCCGAACATCTCCGAGGTAGTCTTCGAAGGCAACTCGGAGATCGACACCGACGACCTCACCGAAGGCGTCGAGGTGAAGTCGAACACCATCCTGAGCCAGCCTGCGGTGCGGCGCAGCATCCAGAAGATCCGCGACATGTACGCGGAGCGCGGCTTCTTCCTGGCGGAGGTCAAGAGTGAGATCGTCCCGCTGAAAAACGACGAGGTGAGCATCAAGCTCACCATCAAAGAGCACGGCCAGGTCAGCGTCCGGCGCATCACGTTCATCGGCAACCACAGCATCCCCGACGAAGAGCTGCGCGAGCTGATGTTCACGGGAAACTCCGGCTTTTTTGCGTTCGGCTCGGGCGGCCCGTATCGCCAGGACGCATTCGAGCGCGACATCGCCGTCATCAGCGCGCTCTACTACGACCGCGGCTACCTCCAGGTCTCGATCAGCACTCCGCGGGTGATGCTGACCCCGGACCGCAACGGTATCGAGGTGAGCATCACCATCGACGAGGGCCCGCGCTACCGCATCCGACAGATGCGTGTGTACGAGAAGGGCAAAGACGGCACGGAGGTCGACCCGATCGGCGGCCGGCGTCGCCTGCGCAACATGGTGCGGGCAAAGCCCGGAGACTTCTTCAATCGCGCCGAGCTGCTCGAAGATCTGCAATCGGTGCGGACCCTCTACCGCGACCACGGCTACGCCAACGTCGAGGCCAACCCCCAGACACGCCTCGACCAGGAGCGCCACGAGGTCGACATCGTCGTGCCCGTCGAGCGCGGCCCGCTGGTCTACTTCGAGCGCATCGAGTTCCGCGGCAACGCCAAGACGCGCGACAAGGTCCTGCGCCGGGAGCTCGAGGTCGAAGAGGGTGAGCTATTTCACGAGACGCGCCTCGAGAAATCCAAGCGTCGAATCACGGCCCTCGGTTTCTTCGAGCGGGTCGACATCTCCACCGAGGAGGGGTCGGCGCCGGAAAAGATGCAGGTCAACATCGAGGTGACCGAGCGCCCGACGGGCACGTTCCAGGTCGGTGCCGGCTTCTCGAGCATCGAGAACTTCATCGCCACCGCTCAGGTTCAACAAGCCAACCTGTTCGGCAACGGCCAGAGCCTCTCACTGCAAGCGCAGGTGAGTGGACTCCGCCAGCTGGTCGATCTGCGCTTCTACGAGCCGTACTTCCTGGACAGCGATTTCTCGGCGAGCATCGATTTGTTCGACCAACTGCGCATCTACAACGACTTCAGCGAATCGACACGAGGCGGCTCCCTCACCTTCGGTTACCCGATCGTGGACCCGGAGCTGTCGGCGAGTGTCGCGTATACCGCAGAGCTGAACGACGTCTCGACCCAGACGACCTCGACCATTCTGGGCCAGACCGGTGGCACCAGTGTGTTCCGTCAGCTCCCCCTGGCCAACCTGTTCAACGACGGCTTCACCTCGAGCATCCGACCGGCGCTGACCTACGACTCCCGCGACAACCGCCTGTTCCCGACGGCCGGCGTCTACCTGCGTGGCTCGACCGAGCTCGCGGCCGCCGGCTTCGGCTCCGACAACGAGTTCTTGCGCCACCGTGGGGTTGCGCGCTTCTACTACCCCCTCGGCTCCGGGATCGTCGCCAAGCTGAACATGGAGGGCGGCCACGTCACGAGCCCCACCCAGGACGGGGTGCCGATCTTTGCGCGCTTCTTCCTGGGCGGCATCCTCGACGTGCGCGGCTTCCGCTTCCGATCGCTCGGCCCGCGCGTCCCGCTCACGCAGTTCACCGATCCCAACAGCGCTCCCATCCCCTACGGGGCCAACATCGGTGGCAACCTGAGCTACTTCCAGAACCTGGAGCTGGAGTTCCCGATCATCGACAAGGTCGGCATCCGCGGCGTGTTCTTCACGGACGCCGGCAACGCCTGGAACCTGGAGCAGAACTACTGCGACACGGCCGGCAAGGGCGCGCTCGCCAACCAGGGGACCACCTTCAAGGAGACCAGCCCCTGCTTCGACGGGCTGTCGAGCCTGGCGGCGCTCCGCACCTCCTATGGCTTCGGCATCCGCTGGTTCTCACCCCTCGGCCCGCTGCGGTTCGAGTGGGGTTTCCCCTTCAAGCCGCTACCCTACGAAGAGTCGAGCGTGTTCGAGTTCACCATCGGCAACTTCTTCTGA
- a CDS encoding carbon-nitrogen hydrolase family protein, with amino-acid sequence MAKPAPPAPLRIAAVQLSCQADVTENLAACRQWVAVAAERGAKVVLLPENFAFMGPEADKRGLAERLGDDGPPIQKALRQMAAENRVVVAAGGFPERSDDPERPYNTLAVFGDDGELRASYRKIHLFDVRLPDGSEISESAATLRGAEPQVIEVAGYKLGLSICYDLRFPELYRALADRGAEVLLVPAAFTLLTGKDHWHVLLRARAIEAQCFVVAAAQWGSHPKGRTTYGHSLVADPWGTVIAEASDGAGVVLADLDRTVLERVRTNLPSLQHRVLGR; translated from the coding sequence ATGGCCAAGCCCGCGCCCCCCGCTCCGCTTCGTATCGCTGCCGTCCAGCTGTCGTGCCAGGCCGACGTCACGGAAAACCTCGCGGCCTGTCGTCAGTGGGTGGCGGTCGCTGCCGAGCGAGGTGCAAAGGTCGTGCTCCTGCCGGAGAACTTCGCCTTCATGGGACCCGAAGCGGACAAACGCGGGCTCGCCGAGCGACTGGGTGATGATGGGCCACCGATCCAGAAAGCGCTCCGACAGATGGCGGCGGAAAACCGAGTCGTCGTGGCCGCCGGAGGTTTCCCGGAGCGGAGCGACGACCCTGAGCGGCCCTACAACACCCTGGCCGTCTTTGGCGACGACGGCGAGCTCCGGGCGAGCTACCGCAAGATCCACCTGTTCGACGTGCGTCTGCCGGACGGCAGCGAGATCAGCGAATCCGCGGCCACCCTGCGGGGAGCCGAGCCGCAGGTGATCGAGGTCGCCGGCTACAAACTCGGGCTCAGCATCTGCTACGACCTGCGCTTCCCCGAGCTGTACCGCGCCCTTGCGGATCGTGGGGCGGAGGTCCTGCTCGTGCCCGCCGCATTCACCCTGCTCACCGGCAAGGACCACTGGCACGTGCTGCTCCGGGCGCGCGCCATCGAGGCGCAGTGTTTCGTCGTCGCCGCGGCGCAGTGGGGTTCGCACCCGAAGGGGCGCACGACGTATGGGCACTCGCTGGTGGCCGATCCGTGGGGCACGGTCATCGCCGAAGCCTCGGATGGTGCCGGAGTGGTGCTCGCGGACCTGGATCGAACCGTCCTCGAACGAGTGCGGACGAACCTCCCGAGCCTCCAGCACCGAGTGCTCGGCCGCTGA
- a CDS encoding tetratricopeptide repeat protein — translation MSMKRKKRRDDKVIHVVFGPGGGRVQTKQRKTASSKKDAAPSNREPLTDLFTQSEIARLLDISPNRLRTLDKTGVVPPTGRRRGRRAYTFSDLIALRTAQALLDRNVRLRDVTRAISALQRTLPRVARPLAELRIVSDGQRVVVRTHDGAFEPLTGQMVLDFEVKTLRDDVVRVLRPSAGRERSRSAYELYLRASQLDEDPLTMDEAEGLYLQALELDPWLAIAYTNLGNVRFRRGDPEAAEALYRRALEIDSHQPEAQYNLGYVMLERGQPELSIPLFHGALESDSKFADAYFNLAMAYEQVGETQKARPFWKSYIALEPQGTWSEIAKRHL, via the coding sequence ATGAGCATGAAGCGCAAAAAGCGACGCGACGACAAGGTCATCCATGTCGTCTTCGGTCCGGGTGGCGGACGCGTCCAGACCAAACAGCGGAAGACCGCGAGCTCCAAGAAGGACGCAGCGCCATCCAACCGCGAGCCGCTGACCGACCTGTTCACCCAGAGTGAGATCGCGCGCCTCCTGGACATTTCGCCGAACCGACTGCGCACGCTCGACAAGACTGGTGTGGTTCCCCCCACGGGGCGGCGACGAGGACGCCGCGCCTACACCTTCTCGGATCTGATCGCACTCCGAACCGCCCAAGCCTTGCTCGATAGGAACGTGCGACTGCGGGACGTGACCCGAGCCATCAGCGCGTTGCAGCGCACACTGCCGCGCGTCGCTCGACCCCTGGCCGAGCTACGCATCGTCTCGGACGGACAGCGGGTCGTCGTGCGCACCCACGATGGCGCATTCGAACCGTTGACGGGGCAGATGGTGCTCGACTTCGAGGTGAAGACACTTCGGGACGACGTGGTGCGCGTGCTCAGACCTTCGGCCGGACGCGAACGCTCACGCAGCGCCTACGAGCTCTACCTCCGCGCGAGTCAGCTCGACGAGGACCCGCTGACCATGGATGAAGCGGAGGGGCTGTACCTGCAGGCCCTCGAGCTCGATCCGTGGCTGGCCATCGCCTACACGAACCTGGGCAACGTTCGCTTCCGCCGCGGCGATCCCGAGGCCGCCGAGGCGCTCTACCGCCGCGCCCTGGAGATCGACTCACACCAACCCGAGGCGCAGTACAACCTGGGCTATGTGATGCTCGAGCGCGGCCAACCCGAGCTCAGCATTCCGCTCTTTCACGGCGCATTGGAGAGTGATTCGAAGTTCGCGGATGCTTACTTCAACCTGGCGATGGCCTACGAGCAGGTGGGCGAGACCCAGAAGGCGCGTCCGTTCTGGAAGAGCTACATCGCACTCGAGCCGCAAGGCACGTGGAGCGAGATCGCCAAGCGCCACCTGTAG
- the gyrA gene encoding DNA gyrase subunit A, giving the protein MANPPPSNPTSSSSDQPISIQEEMRTSYLDYAMSVIIGRAIPDVRDGLKPVHRRILYAMRALNLTPATAYRKCALVVGEVIGKYHPHGDAAVYDSLVRMAQDFSLRHMLVDGQGNFGSVDGDPPAAYRYTECRMAKIAMELMEDIEKDTVDFTPTFDESNEEPTVLPARFPNLLVNGSGGIAVGMATNIPPHNLAEVIDATICLINRPETSIEELIGIIPGPDFPTGGMIHGRAGIWAAYKTGRGSVVMRAKTLVEKVAGNSEREQIVVSEIPYQVNKARLAAKIGELIRDKRVEGIREVRDESDRDGMRLVVELKKDVYPDVVLNQLFRLTDLQASFGIINLAIVDGRPAVLDLKETLRQFIEHRREVVSRRTRYELAQAEASKEIVEGLGMAVTEVDLVIKTIRESRDSEEARGRLMTLPLAGLESFVRRAGRPEAEIEAAAQVKDYRLSERQAKAILDMRLAKLTGLEYEKLAKEYGELCDEITRLRAILGDETLLMEVIVKELLDVRSRHAEVRRTEIVDNEAEIQIEDLIQEEPMVVTISHQGYIKRTALNDYKAQKRGGKGNRGMEARDDDFVNQLFVASTHSFVFFFSDIGKVYVKKVYEIPMAARQAKGRAIVNFLGIEEDERIRAITPVPGFQEGIFVVTLTTSGQIKKTEVIEYENYREKGIIGVKIADDDHLLSATVTDGSREFLIATKSGKSIRFDEQLVRPMGRPAAGVKAISLDDGDQVVGFAATDPLRTQVLAVCERGYGKRTPLEEFRQQGRGGKGIILIDASDRNGPVVGIALVTEADEIMLITDRGQTIRTRVSEIRETGRNAQGVKLMSVDEGERIVAMEAMSESSSGLDDESMMPPENAESAENAENAENAENAEDAEDAENAENAEDSEPSDEGNGGEGGEPSDD; this is encoded by the coding sequence ATGGCCAACCCGCCCCCGTCGAACCCCACGTCGTCCTCTTCGGACCAACCGATCAGCATCCAAGAGGAGATGCGCACGTCGTATCTCGATTACGCGATGAGCGTGATCATCGGGCGTGCCATCCCGGACGTCCGGGATGGTCTGAAGCCGGTGCACCGCCGCATCTTGTACGCGATGCGCGCCCTGAACCTCACGCCCGCAACGGCCTATCGCAAGTGCGCGCTGGTCGTCGGCGAGGTCATCGGCAAGTACCACCCCCACGGCGATGCAGCAGTCTACGACTCGCTCGTGCGCATGGCGCAGGACTTCTCCCTGCGCCACATGTTGGTGGACGGCCAGGGTAACTTCGGCTCCGTCGATGGCGATCCGCCGGCCGCGTATCGTTACACCGAGTGTCGCATGGCGAAGATTGCCATGGAGCTCATGGAGGACATCGAGAAGGACACGGTGGATTTCACACCGACCTTCGACGAGTCGAACGAGGAGCCGACCGTCCTTCCGGCGCGCTTCCCGAACTTGTTGGTGAACGGGTCGGGTGGCATCGCGGTCGGCATGGCGACCAACATTCCACCGCACAACCTGGCGGAGGTGATCGACGCGACCATCTGTCTGATCAACCGCCCCGAGACCAGCATCGAGGAGCTGATCGGCATCATTCCGGGCCCCGATTTCCCGACGGGCGGCATGATCCACGGCCGCGCTGGCATCTGGGCGGCATACAAGACCGGTCGCGGCAGCGTGGTGATGCGCGCCAAAACCCTGGTCGAGAAGGTCGCCGGCAACTCCGAGCGCGAGCAGATTGTCGTCAGTGAAATCCCCTACCAGGTGAACAAAGCGCGGCTGGCCGCCAAGATCGGCGAGCTGATCCGGGACAAACGCGTCGAAGGCATCCGCGAGGTTCGCGACGAGAGCGACCGCGACGGCATGCGGCTGGTCGTCGAGCTGAAGAAGGACGTCTACCCCGACGTCGTTCTGAATCAGCTGTTCCGCCTGACCGACCTGCAGGCGTCCTTCGGCATCATCAACCTCGCCATCGTGGACGGGCGCCCTGCAGTGCTGGATCTCAAGGAGACGCTGCGGCAGTTCATCGAACACCGGCGCGAGGTCGTGAGCCGCCGCACGCGTTACGAGCTGGCGCAGGCCGAAGCCTCCAAGGAAATCGTCGAGGGCCTCGGCATGGCGGTGACGGAGGTCGACCTCGTCATCAAGACCATCCGAGAGTCCCGCGACAGCGAAGAGGCGCGGGGGCGTTTGATGACGCTGCCGCTCGCCGGGCTCGAGTCCTTCGTGCGCCGCGCCGGGCGGCCCGAAGCGGAGATCGAGGCCGCCGCGCAGGTCAAGGACTACCGACTATCAGAGCGCCAGGCCAAGGCCATCTTGGACATGCGCCTGGCCAAGCTGACTGGCCTCGAATACGAGAAGCTCGCCAAGGAGTACGGCGAGCTGTGCGACGAGATCACACGCCTGCGGGCGATCCTGGGCGACGAGACGCTGCTCATGGAGGTGATCGTCAAAGAGCTCTTGGACGTGAGGTCGCGCCACGCCGAGGTGCGCCGCACGGAGATCGTCGACAACGAGGCGGAGATCCAGATCGAGGATCTGATCCAGGAAGAACCGATGGTGGTGACGATTTCCCACCAGGGTTACATCAAGCGCACCGCTCTCAACGACTACAAGGCGCAGAAGCGCGGCGGCAAGGGCAACCGCGGCATGGAAGCCCGCGACGACGACTTCGTGAACCAGCTGTTCGTCGCGTCGACCCACAGCTTCGTCTTCTTCTTCTCCGACATCGGCAAGGTGTACGTGAAGAAGGTCTACGAAATCCCGATGGCGGCCCGCCAGGCCAAGGGGCGGGCAATCGTGAATTTCCTCGGCATCGAGGAGGACGAACGCATCCGCGCCATCACTCCCGTGCCCGGATTCCAGGAGGGGATCTTCGTGGTCACGCTCACGACGAGTGGGCAGATCAAGAAGACGGAGGTGATCGAGTACGAGAACTACCGAGAGAAGGGCATCATCGGCGTGAAGATCGCCGACGACGACCACCTCCTGTCTGCGACCGTCACGGATGGGTCACGGGAGTTCTTGATCGCGACCAAGAGCGGCAAGAGCATCCGCTTCGACGAACAGCTCGTACGGCCGATGGGGCGCCCCGCAGCCGGGGTCAAGGCCATCTCGCTCGACGACGGCGATCAGGTGGTGGGTTTCGCCGCCACCGATCCGCTGCGAACGCAGGTCTTGGCGGTGTGTGAGCGCGGCTACGGCAAGCGCACCCCGCTCGAAGAGTTCCGGCAACAGGGCCGCGGCGGCAAGGGCATCATCTTGATCGATGCCAGCGACCGCAATGGTCCCGTCGTGGGCATCGCGCTCGTCACCGAGGCGGACGAGATCATGCTGATCACCGACCGCGGCCAGACGATTCGAACGCGCGTCTCGGAGATCCGCGAGACCGGGCGCAACGCTCAGGGTGTGAAACTCATGAGCGTGGACGAAGGTGAGCGAATCGTGGCGATGGAAGCCATGAGCGAGAGCTCATCCGGCCTGGACGACGAGAGCATGATGCCGCCGGAGAACGCAGAGAGCGCAGAGAACGCGGAGAACGCAGAGAACGCGGAGAACGCGGAGGACGCAGAGGACGCAGAGAACGCGGAGAACGCGGAGGACAGCGAGCCCAGCGACGAAGGCAACGGCGGCGAAGGCGGCGAGCCGAGCGACGACTGA